In Nasonia vitripennis strain AsymCx chromosome 2, Nvit_psr_1.1, whole genome shotgun sequence, a genomic segment contains:
- the LOC100117052 gene encoding alsin codes for MSSSSSSSSEPVEQKSNISMCNDEKLVHLWRGADKVELSFLDQLDGSVGKVVSVRDRVFLMTTTCSLYYGEVTVTAAATDSSNGADESESSTTLAASLTMRRSQFSVVDLSANSEHVFAVSTDGSVLKIHPENLGVVDTITLREDIKFCSHGCKQDSDIAKVTAIAVNDSSALFVTENGQLWASGDQPQIDIKSQEPKKVFFFDGRVVSDVACGSNFYVVLVRKISRVAKEDTDSENDVEEVFVKSCSQCLNNVMPSPMSVTSSDTGPMGINAQQFSEGHSTNSISALSSASKEDVFHTIEDEKIIANSVNSMMNEEICTNEVLECDKEAKKNVISINTEAARQFFTRQLSWVSSYGSVKDELQMDTIDNPASLIKQNVSNMANLVYEGVKTVGDKVVTLSRHVSGSSDVNDVKDDVSDNFEELGIEESKRTAGSLINSLRNEEFPWSSSAGSSEHELVQQRLSDRINLLIRTGSNALATELWTWGDVKYGQLGVGDIINRPRPREVTILNHYGIKKVACGAYHTLALTLDGRVFAWGRNNFMQVAHCSQVDQKSPQLFSSNFFIHLTPNERAKDIAAGSDHSLIMMDKKIFLMGKHRSSGVMSTLEIPEMNEHTLKNIFCFDTFSCCAMTNKSVTAISDVLIEEQIFLEETLHVYQNLIIPFQKKGGATRELNVYETLCRCHSELLSVNVLNVQSLWDYYNRVHEAYEVVIIASVDEYISVYKSYLNAICDIIALGGFAQIAKLIDVLQVLSTVFKDKVKGKDANITNETIIAFVLQHPLQHLNRYINTIQSLIKSNEVNMRMEQLQDALGKWEVISKEQVKRLQEAESTKSFWEGSGKIVEQFRSPERRMIRESRSHHISLFNSSRFSSHWFILLTDVFIHIAGTSYTAHPLPLLWVELLPDSDTFQNAISITTPEDSFTLYTPIAADRSEWFHALQTAIKNSLQRSASHMPPQVRTGSFSFTKHSVYKDAIYTGQWLNGKLHGSGKLEWADNRMYIGQFHKGAIHGSGRMEMPTQGVYEGQWKDGLQNGYGVMNYINGDIYEGYFKDGLPHGHGIKKEGHFMASVASVYIGEWSSGVKQGYGVMDDIKTGEKYLGSWNNNTKHGSGLIVTLDGIYYEGVFVQDVFMGHGIMVLEDGTHYEGEFKSVGVFGGKGILTFSNEEKLEGNFSGAWNEGIKVTATLHINNKAQNEKFQKEPPSFGKLCAPPDQKWKAIFRQFYQQLGVPETATGNNSKSASVRQLETQKLWQNVAAIISKSQRCRQKRQCFNSSNNNSSLLNISNLSQIDNKDADANYDQLNKILYFGHEKLSLPAYEQIHKYLRRAFESPHHPLGTLLNELAAVYTATYGGVRVHPLLLKHAVNELRSITTRIYEAVTLFFPALPKAPDEYILKPETDDKCNEEKVISAAAILHPILLPRVYSALFVLYALHNKKTDDAYWERLIKWNKQPNNTLLAFLGIDQKFWKNFDTSENDTFLNEAIETLQQLKTTFSAVEKLIVIRNTHYQIEQAIQKRLLENYKLPADELIPIFYFVVVRASVLQLGSEIHFIEDFMESYLMNGQIGYAFTTVMGIYDHILKEKITMDD; via the exons atgtcgtcgtcgtcgtcgtcgtcgtcggagcCCGTCGAGCAGAAGTCTAATATCAGCATGTGCAACGACGAGAAGCTGGTGCACCTGTGGCGCGGCGCTGACAAGGTCGAGCTCAGCTTTCTCGATCAGCTGGACGGCAGCGTCGGCAAGGTCGTCAGCGTCAGGGACCGTGTCTTCCTTATGACAACGACCTGTAGCTTGTACTATGGTGAGGTCACGGTTACAGCTGCAGCAACTGACAGCAGTAATGGAGCTGATGAAAGTGAGTCATCGACAACACTGGCTGCCTCGTTGACTATGAGGAGGAGCCAGTTTAGTGTTGTGGATCTGTCTGCCAACAGCGAGCATGTCTTTGCTGTCAGCACGGATGGCTCCGTTCTCAAGATTCATCCCGAGAACCTTGGTGTTGTAGATACCATTACTCTTAGGGAGGATATCAAGTTTTGCAGTCACGG GTGCAAACAGGACAGTGATATTGCCAAAGTAACAGCAATAGCAGTCAACGATAGCTCCGCTTTATTTGTGACAGAAAACGGTCAGTTATGGGCAAGTGGTGATCAGCCACAGATTGACATTAAGTCTCAGGAACCTaagaaagtatttttttttgacgGACGAGTTGTCTCAGATGTTGCATGTGGATCTAACTTTTATGTAGTTTTAGTAAGAAAAATATCTAGAGTAGCAAAAGAAGATACAGATAGTGAGAACGATGTGGAGGAAGTTTTTGTCAAATCGTGTTCACAGTGCCTCAACAATGTTATGCCAAGTCCTATGAGTGTCACGTCCTCAGATACTGGTCCTATGGGTATTAATGCACAGCAGTTCAGCGAAGGTCACTCCACAAATTCGATAAGTGCTTTATCAAGCGCAAGCAAGGAAGATGTATTTCACACTATCgaggatgaaaaaataatagcgAATTCTGTGAATTCAATGATGAATGAGGAAATATGCACAAATGAAGTATTAGAATGTGACAAAGaagcaaagaaaaatgttatatCTATAAATACAGAAGCAGCAAGACAGTTCTTTACAAGGCAATTATCTTGGGTTTCCTCTTATGGCAGTGTGAAAGACGAACTACAAATGGATACAATTGATAATCCAGCTAGCCTTATCAAACAGAATGTCTCAAACATGGCCAATTTAGTTTACGAAGGAGTTAAAACTGTTGGGGACAAAGTTGTGACACTGTCGAGACATGTTAGCGGTAGTTCTGATGTTAATGATGTGAAAGACGATGTTAGTGATAACTTTGAAGAGTTAGGAATTGAAGAATCAAAAAGAACTGCGGGCAGTTTAATAAATAGTTTACGTAATGAAGAGTTTCCTTGGTCATCCAGTGCAGGCTCCTCGGAGCATGAATTAGTGCAACAACGTTTAAGTGATagaataaatttattgatacGTACAGGCAGTAATGCATTAGCAACGGAGCTGTGGACATGGGGTGATGTAAAATATGGGCAACTTGGTGTAGGAGATATAATTAATAGACCTAGGCCACGTGAAGTTACCATACTAAATCATTATGGAATCAAAAAAGTAGCATGTGGTGCTTATCACACTCTGGCACTGACACTTGATGGTAGAGTTTTCGCGTGGggtagaaataattttatgcaaGTTGCACACTGTTCTCAAGTTGATCAAAAATCACCACAGttattttcttcaaatttttttatacacctGACACCCAATGAAAGAGCTAAGGATATTGCAGCTGGAAGTGATCACAGTCTAATAATGatggataaaaaaatatttttgatggGAAAACACAG gTCCTCTGGAGTGATGTCAACTCTGGAAATACCAGAAATGAATGAGCATActctcaaaaatattttctgctTCGACACATTCAGCTGCTGTGCAATGACGAATAAATCTGTTACCGCGATATCCGATGTACTGATAGaggaacaaatatttttagagGAAACATTGCACGTTTATCAGAACTTGATAATACCGTTTCAAAAGAAAGGTGGAGCCACTCGCGAGTTGAATGTCTACGAAACACTATGTCGCTGTCACAGCGAGCTTCTGAGTGTAAATGTTTTAAATGTACAAAGTCTTTGGGACTACTATAATCGTGTCCACGAAGCTTACGAAGTTGTAATTATCGCCAGCGTTGACGAATATATCAGCGTGTACAAGTCGTATTTGAACGCAATATGTGATATAATCGCTTTAGGCGGATTTGCACAAATTGCCAAGCTTATTGATGTTTTACAAGTACTTTCGACTGTTTTCAAAGACAAGGTGAAAGGCAAAGATGCAAATATTACCAACGAAACCATTATTGCATTTGTTTTACAACATCCTCTACAACACTTGAACAG ATACATAAACACCATACAGagtttaataaaatcaaacgAAGTTAACATGAGAATGGAACAATTGCAAGATGCCTTAGGCAAATGGGAAGTAATTTCCAAGGAGCAAGTAAAACGTTTACAGGAGGCCGAGAGTACAAAAAGCTTTTGGGAAGGCTCTGGCAAAATAGTCGAACAGTTCAGATCTCCTGAAAGAAGAATGATCAGAGAATCCCGATCTCatcatatttctttatttaactCCAGTAGATTTTCCTCGCACTGGTTTATTCTACTAACTGACGTTTTTATCCACATCGCGGGTACAAGCTACACAGCTCATCCATTGCCATTATTGTGGGTTGAACTTTTACCAGATTCGGATACGTTTCAA AATGCCATATCGATTACAACGCCAGAAGATAGTTTTACGTTGTACACTCCTATTGCGGCTGATCGTAGCGAGTGGTTTCACGCTCTACAaactgctatcaaaaatagtcTTCAGAGATCAGCTAGTCATATGCCTCCTCAAGTACGCACGGGTTCTTTTTCCTTCACGAAACATTCCGTCTACAAAGATGCAATTTATACTG gACAATGGCTGAACGGCAAGTTACACGGGTCCGGAAAGTTAGAGTGGGCTGACAATCGTATGTACATTGGACAATTTCACAAAGGTGCTATACACGGAAGTGGTAGAATGGAGATGCCGACTCAAGGGGTCTACGAAGGCCAATGGAAGGACGGTCTGCAAAACGGATATGGTGTCATGAA TTACATAAACGGAGATATCTACGAAGGGTATTTCAAAGATGGTTTACCACACGGGCACGGGATAAAGAAAGAAGGACATTTTATGGCGTCTGTTGCATCCGTATACATTGGCGAATGGTCTTCCGGGGTAAAACAAGGATATGGCGTTATGGACGATATAAAAACGG GAGAGAAATATTTAGGGTCATGGAACAATAATACAAAACACGGTAGTGGTTTGATAGTCACGCTAGATGGAATTTATTATGAAGGGGTATTCGTCCAAGATGTCTTTATG GGGCACGGTATTATGGTCCTCGAGGATGGAACTCATTATGAGGGAGAATTTAAATCAGTTGGCGTTTTCGGTGGAAAAGGAATCTTGACCTTCAGTAATGAAGAAAAACTAGAAGGAAATTTCAGCGGTGCGTGGAATGAGGGGATTAAAGTTACGGCTACTCTTCATATAAATAATAAGGctcaaaatgaaaaatttcaaaaagaaCCACC GTCCTTTGGCAAGCTCTGTGCCCCACCCGACCAGAAATGGAAGGCGATATTCCGTCAGTTTTACCAACAGCTTGGCGTTCCTGAAACTGCGACTGGAAACAATTCAAAAAGTGCTTCAGTGCGCCAACTCGAGACCCAAAAGCTCTGGCAAAACGTCGCCGCGATCATCTCCAAATCTCAGCGATGCCGACAAAAGCGCCAATGTTTTAatagcagcaacaacaactcCAGCTTGCTCAATATCTCGAATCTCTCGCAGATAGATAACAAAGACGCAGATGCAAACTACGACCAGTTGAATAAAATCCTGTACTTCGGCCATGAGAAACTTAGTCTGCCGGCCTATGAACAGATCCACAAGTACCTGAGGCGCGCTTTTGAGAGTCCACACCATCCCCTAGGCACTTTGCTCAACGAGCTTGCGGCTGTTTACACGGCAACCTACGGCGGTGTGCGGGTGCACCCGTTGCTGTTGAAGCACGCAGTTAACGAGCTTAGAAGTATTACTACGAGGATATATGAGGCAGTTACACTTTTCTTCCCAGCTCTGCCAAAGGCGCCCGACGAGTACATACTTAAACCAGAAACTGATGACAAGTGCAACGAAGA AAAAGTGATAAGCGCAGCTGCAATACTTCATCCAATCTTACTGCCGCGAGTTTATTCCGCCTTATTTGTACTGTACGCCCttcacaataaaaaaactgaCGATGCTTATTGGGAACGTCTTATCAAATGGAACAAACAGCCTAACAATACCTTACTAGCCTTTTTAGGCATTGACCA gaaattttggaaaaattttgataCAAGTGAAAATGACACGTTTCTCAACGAAGCTATAGAAACTTTGCAGCAATTAAAAACTACATTTTCAGCAgtagaaaaattaatagttattAGAAATACGCATTATCAAATTGAacag GCCATACAAAAAAGATTACTAGAAAATTACAAGTTACCTGCAGACGAGTTAATACCGATATTTTACTTTGTCGTTGTTCGTGCAAGCGTTTTACAACTTGGAAGtgaaatacattttatcgaaGATTTTATGGAATCTTACCTTATGAATGGACAAATTGGATATGCCTTTACAACAGTAATG GGTATTTATGATCatatattaaaagaaaaaataacaatgGACGACTAA
- the LOC100120291 gene encoding uncharacterized protein LOC100120291 isoform X1, with product MENFKKDLDSLSFRSSAEIQFLEQVKECRHHLHCMEKLLFELQQTPASGSEKEIKSDSSMIDCNQQFNKTSNSSSSFPDLQSLMQEFENKINSKMTMDSDSINTPKKESIQIWLHTVSNENTCSPLTFVMQVPNNIFNLLNKSNPNSQSTNFSHHSSETKLCKPRRHKRLTLLLNKLFKRKKSNSLPTITISTNLLENLELLKIKRDESITNSSHCSNTSNLNYKSILKDEQHSTDKNSLSDNSVHAGMDNKFGDSKNKATVIIPITYNFDEKSSTTITPNLTVQLETNPQLTTCSNCVKITNEIPVSSSILEKEMEIHSKADVQPTDILLETLIKTLLKTTERLEHLETLKTVTENLSKKELKLEKRHCCHKNCKINDNAKSKTSDYLTQYFVNDTRNKTSESRQDKKKKQQIPKRQSSKLSICSSSGSISSDEEPFRNSGILRPQHIQRHKRCQSPSMLNYLVCQSERDIDQK from the exons atggaaaattttaaaaaag ATCTAGACAGTTTAAGCTTTCGAAGCAGTGCTGAAATACAATTTTTGGAACAAGTTAAGGAATGTCGTCATCACCTCCATTGCATGGAAAAATTACTGTTTGAACTACAGCAAACACCTGCAAGTGGTagtgaaaaagaaattaaatctGATTCCTCAATGATTGACTGCAATCAACAATTCAACAAAACGTCTAATTCAAGCAGTAGTTTTCCAGATTTGCAATCATTAATGCAAGAATTTGAGAACAAAATTAATTCTAAGATGACAATGGACAGTGATAGTATAAATACTCCAAAAAAAGAATCAATACAAATTTGGTTGCATACAGTTAGCAATGAGAATACTTGCAGTCCATTAACTTTTGTCATGCAAGTgccaaataatattttcaatttattgaACAAAAGCAATCCTAATAGCCAATCAACCAATTTTTCACATCATTCTTCTGAGACTAAATTGTGTAAACCTCGAAGACACAAAAGATTAACATTATTACTTAATAAACTTTTCAAGAGGAAGAAAAGCAATTCATTGCCAACAATAACAATAAGCACTAatcttttagaaaatttagaaCTTCTGAAAATAAAACGTGATGAAAGCATCACTAACTCTTCTCATTGCTCAAATACAAGcaatttgaattataaatcaatattgaaaGATGAACAACACTCTACAGATAAAAATTCATTAAGTGATAATTCAGTTCATGCAGGAATGGATAATAAATTTGgtgattctaaaaataaagctACGGTTATCATTCCTATTACTTAtaattttgatgaaaaatcttcaacaacaataacacCCAATTTAACTGTTCAACTTGAAACAAATCCTCAATTGACCACATgttcaaattgtgtaaaaattaCAAATGAAATTCCAGTTTCATCAAGCATTCTTGAAAAAGAAATGGAAATCCATTCTAAAGCAGATGTTCAGCCTACTGATATTCTTTTGGAAACCTTAattaaaactttgttaaaaacCACTGAAAGATTGGAACACTTGGAAACATTGAAGACAGTTACAGAAAATTTAAGTAAAAAGGAACTAAAACTAGAAAAACGACATTGCTGTCATAAGAATTGTAAAATCAATGACAATGCAAAATCAAAAACCTCTGATTATCTTACACAATATTTTGTGAATGATACAAGAAATAAAACAAGTGAGTCAAGACAagacaagaaaaaaaagcaacag ATCCCAAAGAGGCAATCATCTAAACTCAGCATTTGTTCATCATCTGGTAGTATATCAAGTGATGAAGAGCCATTTAGAAATTCAGGGATCTTAAGACCACAGCACATTCAAAGGCATAAAAGATGCCAGTCCCCTTCTATGCTTAATTATCTCGTTTGTCAGAGTGAAAGAGACATTGATCAGAAATAA
- the LOC100120291 gene encoding uncharacterized protein LOC100120291 isoform X2 produces the protein MQEFENKINSKMTMDSDSINTPKKESIQIWLHTVSNENTCSPLTFVMQVPNNIFNLLNKSNPNSQSTNFSHHSSETKLCKPRRHKRLTLLLNKLFKRKKSNSLPTITISTNLLENLELLKIKRDESITNSSHCSNTSNLNYKSILKDEQHSTDKNSLSDNSVHAGMDNKFGDSKNKATVIIPITYNFDEKSSTTITPNLTVQLETNPQLTTCSNCVKITNEIPVSSSILEKEMEIHSKADVQPTDILLETLIKTLLKTTERLEHLETLKTVTENLSKKELKLEKRHCCHKNCKINDNAKSKTSDYLTQYFVNDTRNKTSESRQDKKKKQQIPKRQSSKLSICSSSGSISSDEEPFRNSGILRPQHIQRHKRCQSPSMLNYLVCQSERDIDQK, from the exons ATGCAAGAATTTGAGAACAAAATTAATTCTAAGATGACAATGGACAGTGATAGTATAAATACTCCAAAAAAAGAATCAATACAAATTTGGTTGCATACAGTTAGCAATGAGAATACTTGCAGTCCATTAACTTTTGTCATGCAAGTgccaaataatattttcaatttattgaACAAAAGCAATCCTAATAGCCAATCAACCAATTTTTCACATCATTCTTCTGAGACTAAATTGTGTAAACCTCGAAGACACAAAAGATTAACATTATTACTTAATAAACTTTTCAAGAGGAAGAAAAGCAATTCATTGCCAACAATAACAATAAGCACTAatcttttagaaaatttagaaCTTCTGAAAATAAAACGTGATGAAAGCATCACTAACTCTTCTCATTGCTCAAATACAAGcaatttgaattataaatcaatattgaaaGATGAACAACACTCTACAGATAAAAATTCATTAAGTGATAATTCAGTTCATGCAGGAATGGATAATAAATTTGgtgattctaaaaataaagctACGGTTATCATTCCTATTACTTAtaattttgatgaaaaatcttcaacaacaataacacCCAATTTAACTGTTCAACTTGAAACAAATCCTCAATTGACCACATgttcaaattgtgtaaaaattaCAAATGAAATTCCAGTTTCATCAAGCATTCTTGAAAAAGAAATGGAAATCCATTCTAAAGCAGATGTTCAGCCTACTGATATTCTTTTGGAAACCTTAattaaaactttgttaaaaacCACTGAAAGATTGGAACACTTGGAAACATTGAAGACAGTTACAGAAAATTTAAGTAAAAAGGAACTAAAACTAGAAAAACGACATTGCTGTCATAAGAATTGTAAAATCAATGACAATGCAAAATCAAAAACCTCTGATTATCTTACACAATATTTTGTGAATGATACAAGAAATAAAACAAGTGAGTCAAGACAagacaagaaaaaaaagcaacag ATCCCAAAGAGGCAATCATCTAAACTCAGCATTTGTTCATCATCTGGTAGTATATCAAGTGATGAAGAGCCATTTAGAAATTCAGGGATCTTAAGACCACAGCACATTCAAAGGCATAAAAGATGCCAGTCCCCTTCTATGCTTAATTATCTCGTTTGTCAGAGTGAAAGAGACATTGATCAGAAATAA
- the LOC100120291 gene encoding DTW domain-containing protein 1 isoform X3, which produces MADQTDPLDKGSSNNDNETQLKKLEEQQKVIDRAPFRHLKIDDASCLDTIEGREICGKCYKSRKFFCYTCYSPVIDDKFIPRIKLPIKIDIIKHVQEIDGKSTAIHAAIVAPEDVKIYTYPDFPEFSADEKTVLIFPSKTAMNIEDLFARKLEPEVEMVADTSKSKFPITRAVFIDSTWHQTKSIYKDQRLRDLPCVILKSRISQFWRHQKKSPRWYLATVEAIHQFLVELHTSAYGIVENYAEIEERLALSTDTKSIVNESDLYKPYNGQYDNLLYFFKYMYEKIHLIYDHDKLWAYKRPLI; this is translated from the exons ATGGCGGATCAAACGGACCCACTGGATAAAGGTTCGTCTAACAATGATAATGAAACACAATTAAAGAAATTAGAAGAGCAACAAAAAGTCATCGATCGAGCGCCTTTTCGTCACCTAAAAATTGACGACGCTAGTTGCCTTGATACAATCGAAGGAAGAGAAATATGCGGCAAGTGTTACAAGTCTCGAAAATTCTTTTGTTACACCTGCTACTCTCCCGTGATAGACGATAAATTCATTCCTCGGATTAAG TTACCTATTAAAATTGATATCATTAAACATGTTCAAGAAATTGATGGTAAAAGCACAGCAATCCATGCAGCTATCGTTGCCCCGGAAGATGTCAAAATCTATACTTACCCAGACTTCCCAGAATTCTCGGCAGATGAAAAA ACAGTTCTTATTTTTCCTAGTAAAACAGCAATGAATATTGAAGATTTGTTTGCAAGGAAATTAGAACCAGAAGTTGAAATGGTTGCAGATACCTCAAAGAGCAAATTTCCTATAACCAGAGCAGTATTTATAGATAGTACATGGCATCAAACAAAGTCTATTTACAAAGACCAAAGATTACGAG ATTTACCTTGTGTAATATTAAAGTCTCGAATTTCACAATTTTGGAGACATCAGAAAAAAAGTCCAAGGTGGTACTTAGCAACAGTAGAGGCAATTCATCAATTCCTTGTTGAATTGCACACAAGTGCTTATGGAATAGTTGAGAATTATGCAGAAATTGAAGAAAGATTAGCATTATCAACAGATACCAAAAGTATTGTAAATGAGTCAGATTTATATAAGCCTTATAATGGTCAATATGACaatttgttatacttttttaaatacatgTATGAAAAGATACATCTTATATATGATCATGACAAATTATGGGCTTACAAGAGGCCTTTAATTTAG
- the LOC100120291 gene encoding DTW domain-containing protein 1 isoform X4, producing the protein MADQTDPLDKGSSNNDNETQLKKLEEQQKVIDRAPFRHLKIDDASCLDTIEGREICGKCYKSRKFFCYTCYSPVIDDKFIPRIKKLMVKAQQSMQLSLPRKMSKSILTQTSQNSRQMKNKTAMNIEDLFARKLEPEVEMVADTSKSKFPITRAVFIDSTWHQTKSIYKDQRLRDLPCVILKSRISQFWRHQKKSPRWYLATVEAIHQFLVELHTSAYGIVENYAEIEERLALSTDTKSIVNESDLYKPYNGQYDNLLYFFKYMYEKIHLIYDHDKLWAYKRPLI; encoded by the exons ATGGCGGATCAAACGGACCCACTGGATAAAGGTTCGTCTAACAATGATAATGAAACACAATTAAAGAAATTAGAAGAGCAACAAAAAGTCATCGATCGAGCGCCTTTTCGTCACCTAAAAATTGACGACGCTAGTTGCCTTGATACAATCGAAGGAAGAGAAATATGCGGCAAGTGTTACAAGTCTCGAAAATTCTTTTGTTACACCTGCTACTCTCCCGTGATAGACGATAAATTCATTCCTCGGATTAAG AAATTGATGGTAAAAGCACAGCAATCCATGCAGCTATCGTTGCCCCGGAAGATGTCAAAATCTATACTTACCCAGACTTCCCAGAATTCTCGGCAGATGAAAAA TAAAACAGCAATGAATATTGAAGATTTGTTTGCAAGGAAATTAGAACCAGAAGTTGAAATGGTTGCAGATACCTCAAAGAGCAAATTTCCTATAACCAGAGCAGTATTTATAGATAGTACATGGCATCAAACAAAGTCTATTTACAAAGACCAAAGATTACGAG ATTTACCTTGTGTAATATTAAAGTCTCGAATTTCACAATTTTGGAGACATCAGAAAAAAAGTCCAAGGTGGTACTTAGCAACAGTAGAGGCAATTCATCAATTCCTTGTTGAATTGCACACAAGTGCTTATGGAATAGTTGAGAATTATGCAGAAATTGAAGAAAGATTAGCATTATCAACAGATACCAAAAGTATTGTAAATGAGTCAGATTTATATAAGCCTTATAATGGTCAATATGACaatttgttatacttttttaaatacatgTATGAAAAGATACATCTTATATATGATCATGACAAATTATGGGCTTACAAGAGGCCTTTAATTTAG